The DNA window ACCATCACGTTGGCCGCCAAGGAAGCGACGCCATGACCATCCCTTCTCACTCAGCAATACGCTGGCTTGTCGGACGATGTTTATAAGGACCGCGCCGTAGGCAGACGCGTACCGGGCCAGGAAGAGATTGTCACGATCGAGGGGCAGCGTTACGCCGTTCTCGAACACGTCAACAACAAGTTCAACGGCTATCAAGGCACGATCTACCGCCGCGAAGGCAGTGGCGAGATCGTGGTTGCGCATCGAGGCACCGAGGGCGCTGCCAAGGACATTCTTACCGACGCGACCATGGTCACCTCGCGGACCAATCCGCAGGCAGCCGATGCATTGGCGTTGACCAAACATGCGCTCGATTATTCGGAGATTGCTGGCAAGCGTACTGGTCACGCACCCGAAGTCACCGTCACCGGCCATTCCCTCGGCGGCGCGCTTGCCCAGGTCTCCGCGCACCATTACCACCTCAAGGGCGAAACCTTCAATTCGTATGGCGCCGCCAGCCTGAGCTATCGGATTCCGGAAGGCGGCGGCAATAGCGTGGTCAACCACGTCATGGCGTCCGATCCGGTGAGCGCCGCCTCGCCGCATTTCGGGCAGGTGCGCATTTACGCCAAGCCAGATGAAATTGCCACGTTGAGTGATGCCGGCTATAGCAACAGCAAGGCCAACTTTCTGCTCCCGGACTACCCGCTGGTGGCTGCCGGCGCCTCGCTGGGCGCGCATGAGCTGGGCAACTTCCTGGACAAGCGCTCGGTGCTCACCGATCCCAACGCCCGCCCGCTTGCCGAGCAAAACAAGCGCATGATCGACGAATACCGGAGCGATGTGGACGGGCTTCGCACCGGCACGACCATCCTGACGCGCAGCGCGCGAGGCCTCTGCCAGGACGCCATCGACGCCGTCCGCGGCCCGCTCGCACCGGGCCAACCCGCCAAGCGCGACGCGCGCGAGCACGGTACCGATCACACCTCCCTGCGCATCGATCAGCCAGGGCATGTGGGCAATGCGTTGTTTCAAGATGCGCAGCGTGGCGTGCATGCGCAGGACGCACGTGTAGGACGCACTCCCGACCAGCACAGTGCCCAGTTGTCCGGCGCGCTGGCATCGGAAATGCACTCGGTGGGCGGCACGCGCATCGACGAGGTGGTGATGAGCCCCGATGCATCGCGCACCTTCGCCGTGCAGGGCCGCGTGGATGATCCGGCCCAGTTGCGTGTTAGCGTGGAGACGATAATCGCCATCAACACCTCGCTAGAGCAGAGCAGTCAGCGCGTCGCTGAAAATGTAGCGTGTCAGTCGGCGGCGTTGGAACCGCAGCAATCACAGCCCCAGCAGCAACAGCAGGGTGCACGCGTGATGTGCTGAGCGCGTTCACCCGTTAGCGGCGTAAGGGTGTTGCTTTACCCGGCCAGCATCCGGCACGCGGCCTTGCTTCAATCCTCACAACTGTCTCCATCGAAGGTTGCAAAAAAAACGCCGGCCAGCCCGGTGTTTTTCCTTCCATCGCGCAATGATGCGTTGATTTCCTGCTGCAATCGCACAACAACGCGCTGACGAAAATATCGCGCACTCGCTATGTCGGCATTTTTTCGCTTTGAGAATCGCCAAGGGCGCCGACGTCAGCCAGCTCAATCAACCTGAGCCGGTCACTCGGTCGCCCAGCTCAACCCGGCCCGCCGCAGCACGCCATCCCACGCACAACACCGCCCAATTCCATACGCATCCGTAGCGAGGTGTGCCAACAGGCGCGTGCGGTACACTTGGGGGTTCACGAATTCACGATGTCGACACACCCGCGGGGTGTGTCCCCCGGGAGCGCTAATGAACTGGTTGAACGAAGTGCTGCACAACGATCCGAACCCGCTTGAGACGCAGGAGTGGCTCGAATCGATCAAGGCCGTCATCGACGTCGAAGGCCCGGAGCGCGCCCATCAGCTGCTGGAAGGCATGGTCGAACAGACCCGCCGCGCCGGCGCTTACCTGCCGTTCTCGCCCACCACCGAGTACGTCAACACCATCGCACCGGTCAACGAGGCCAAGCACCCCGGCGACTCGGCGCTGGAGTGGAAGATCCGCTCGATCATCCGCTGGAACGCCATGGCCACGGTCGTGCGCGCAAACCGCAAGCCGGGCGACCTGGGTGGCCACATCGCCTCGTTCGCTTCCAGCGCAACGCTCTACGATGTGGGCTTCAACCACTTCTGGCGTGCGCCCTCGGACACGCATCCGGGCGACCTGCTGTTCATCCAGGGTCACAGCGCCCCGGGCATCTACGCACGCGCCTTTCTCGAAGGCCGCATCACCCAGGCCCAGCTGGACAACTTCCGAATGGAAGTGGACGGCCAGGGCATCTCGTCCTACCCGCACCCGTGGCTGATGCCCGAGTTCTGGCAAACCCCCACCGTGTCGATGGGCCTGGGCCCGCTGGCCGCCATCTACCAGGCGCAGTTCATGCGTTACCTGGAAAACCGCGGCCTGATCGAGAAGTCCGACCGTAAGGTCTGGTGCTTCATCGGCGACGGTGAGAGCGACGAACCGGAAACTCTCGGCGCCATCGCACTGGCCGGCCGCGAAGGCCTCGATAACTTGATCTTCGTGGTCAACTGCAACCTGCAGCGCCTGGACGGCCCGGTGCGCGGCAACGGCAAGATCATCCAGGAACTCGAAGGCGTGTTCCGTGGCGGCGGCTGGAACGTCATCAAGCTGCTCTGGGGCGGTTACTGGGACGCCCTGCTGGCCAAGGACAGCGACGGCGTGCTGCGCAAGCTGATGATGGAAACGGTCGACGGCGAATACCAGAACTGCAAGGCCTTCGGCGGCGCCTACACGCGCGCCAACTTCTTCGGCAAGTACCCGGAGACCGCGGCCATGGTCGCTGGCTTGTCCGACGAAGACATCTGGCGCCTGAACCGTGGCGGCCACGACCCGCACAAAGTGTATGCCGCCTACCACCAGGCCGTGCACACCACCGGCATGCCCACCGTGATCCTGGCCAAGACCGTCAAGGGCTACGGCATGGGTTCGGCCGGTGAGGCGCTCAACCCCACCCACCAGACCAAAAAGCTTGACGACGCGGCGGTCAAGCACTTCCGCGACCGCTTCAACATCCCGGTCACCGACGCCCAGCTGGAAGACGGCCAGGTGCCGTTCTACCACCCCGGCGAAGATTCCCCGGAAGTGCAGTACCTGAAAGAGCGCCGCAACGTGCTGGGCGGCTTCCTGCCTTCGCGCCGTCCCAAGGCCAGCAAGTCGTTTGTGGCGCCCACGCTCGACAAGTTCGAGCGCCTGCTCAAAGACAGCGGCGAGCGCAGCTATTCCACCACCATGTCGTTCGTGCAGAGCCTCAACATCGCCCTGCGCGACAAGGAACTTGGCCCGCGCATCGTGCCGATCGTGGCCGATGAAGCGCGCACCTTCGGCATGGAAGGGATGTTCCGCCAGATCGGCATCTACGCCCCGTTCGGCCAGAAGTACAAGCCGGTCGATGCCGACCAGCTGATGTACTACCGCGAAGACCAGACCGGCCAGGTGCTGCAGCAGGGCATCAGCGAGCCGGGCGCCATCGCCTCCTGGATGGCCGCCGGCACCAGCTACTCGGTGTCCGATGTACCGATGCTGCCGTTCTACATCTACTACTCCATGTTCGGCTTCCAGCGCGTGGGCGATATCGCCTGGCAGGCAGCGGACATGCGCACGCGCGGCTTCCTGCTCGGCGGCACCGCCGGTCGCACCACGCTCAATGGCGAAGGCCTGCAGCACGAAGACGGCTTCAGCCAGGTCATCGCCGGCTCCATCCCGAATGTGCGTAGCTTTGATCCGACCTTCGGCTTCGAAGTCACTGTCATCATGCAGCACGGCATGAAGGCGATGATGGAAGACCAGATCGACGAGTACTACTACCTCACCTTGATGAACGAGAACTACGCCCACCCCGGCATGCCGGACGGCGCAGCCGAGGGAATCATCAAGGGCATGTACCTGCTCAAGGACGCCGGCAAGCCCAAGAAGGGCGAGCTGCGCGTGCAGCTGCTGGGCAGCGGCACCATCCTGCGCGAGGCCATTGCCGCCGCCGAGCTGCTGGACAAGGACTTCGGCGTCACCGCCGACATCTGGTCCTGCCCCAGCCTCAACGAAGTGCGCCGCGACGGCTACGCCGTGGAACGCTGGAACCGCCTGCACCCGGAAGCCGAACAGCGCAAGCCCTACGTCACCCAGCTGCTGGAAGGCCGCCAGGGCCCGGCGATTGCCGCAACCGACTACGTACGCGCCTTCGCCGATCAGATCCGCGCCTTCGTCCCGATGACCTACACCGTCCTCGGCACGGATGGCTTCGGTCGCTCGGACACGCGTGCGAACCTGCGCCGGTTCTTTGAAGTCGATCGCTACTACATCGCGCATGCGGCGATTGCCGCGCTGGCTAAGGATGGAAAGATGACGGGGAAGGATGTGGCGAGAGCGATTGAGCAGTACGGGATCGATCCTGAAAAGGCTAATCCTGTTGGGGTTTGATTGATGATAAAGGGCAGCGTTAGCTGCCCTTTTTTTGGAACGAACTTGCTGATTGGTGGGGTGTGAAATGGGGGCGAAGCCTAACGCATTTGGGGATGTGCGCGGAGAAAATGACCATAAAGCACTCGATGAATCTTTCTATGAGTGGCAAGACTATCGGACACTCTTCGAGAGCGTCGATCGCTTTATCGTGGTGGGACGGCGCGGTACTGGGAAAAGCGCTATAACTTATCGCCTCAGTAAAGTTTGGTCCGATCGAAAGACTCCGGTAATTAAGATCGCTCCTGCTGAGGAGCAGATGATCGGCCTTCGGCCATTGGCAAAAATTTTTGGCGAAACTCTGTCCAAGATGCGGGCAGGAATCAAGATTGCTTGGAAGTACACGATTTTAATGGAGATTGGATCTGAGCTCCTTCTTGATTACAAGCTCAAACGCCACATTGAAGCAAATAAGGATCTTGCAGAGAAAATCGCAATCTGGCGCAAGCGCGGGACATCTCCTGTCGAACGAGTCCGATCTGTGCTGAAAGACTTTAAATCTAAAGTCGAGGGAGAGGATGAGCGGATCGCGGAACTTCCTGCGTTTCTTGCCGTGGAACGATTGACGAATGAAATATGTGAAATAGTTTCTCAGTCGGGCCAAGAGTATGTGCTGCTGGTAGATCGACTGGACGAAGGCTATGAACCAGATACTGTTGGCACAAGCATAATTGACGGCATTCTATACGGGACCGACGAAATTAGGTCATCTCTTGTGGGCCATTTCAGGGCGATCGTTTTTATACGCGATAATATGCTCCGAGCAATTGAGGTTGAGGATAAGGATTTTACGAGGAATCTTGAATCTCAAGTTCTTCGCCTTCACTGGGATCCTCAAGAGCTTTTCTACATGGTAGCAATGAGGATTAGATATGCATTTGGAATTGCTAAAGAAAGTGACGTAAAAGTTTGGAATGCTATTACTGCGAACGAACTTCACGGGCGTGAAGGTTTTAGGAGATGCCTCAGACTCACCCTGTATAGGCCTCGAGATGTTATTGCGCTCCTTAACACTGCATTTTATCAAGCGCAGCGCCAAGGGCGGGAGACGCTTATCGAAGCCGACTTTGATGAGTCGGCCAAGAGCATATCGTTGACGCGATTTAATGACCTTGGGAAAGAGTACGAGGCTGTTTTTCCAGGGTTGCGCGCCTTGGTTTCTTCGTTCTCTAGTGGGGATGCCAAGCTAAGATTGGTTGAGGTTCAGGAGAGAATTTCAAAAGTTATGGAGAGTCCAGCTCTCACATTAGCTGAGTCTCAGCACTTCCAGATATTGGGCAGTCCTCAAGAAGTGCTTAAGGGATTGCATGGTATTGGCTTTATCGGGATATTTGACAGGCAGATCGCGAGTTTTGTCTACTCCCATGATGGCAAGAGATTCGAGAAGTCTCTTACGTCTGATGATATTTTGATGATACATCCATGCTATTGGCCTGCGCTGAACATTAGCGGTTTCGAGTTGACTCAAGGCGAAGCCGAGGAAATATACGATGAATACGAGATTGCAATTGAGTCGCAAAGTGGCGAGCAGCGGAAGCGGATCCTTGGCCAGCTAATGTCGGAATTAAACAGTATTTCGGAGGGTGTGGCCGGTGCTGTTCAGTTTGAGGTGTGGTGTAAAAAGGCTGTTGAAATAGCGTTCTCAAAGCGATTGTCAAATATAGAGCTAAGACCTAATGCAAGCGCTACCCAACGGCGCGATATCGTGGCTACTAACCAGGGAGGCGGCGTATGGCAGCGGATATTGAATGACTACAAGACACGGCAAGTGATTTTTGAGGTCAAGAACTACGCAAAGATTGGCGTTGATGAATTTAGACAGGTGTTCGGCTACCTTGGAAGAGAGTACGGCGAGCTCGCGTTTATAATCTGTCGAGATGTCGAGTTAGGTCTCCGCAAAGGTGCCGAATTAGACGCTTTCAGGGAATTTTACAGCAAAGGAAAATTAATAATAAAATTTCCAGCGCAACAGCTGGTTACCATCCTTTCAAAACTAAGGAGTCCTGAAAAAGTAGATGCGGGCGACTTGGCTGTTGAGCGCCTGCTAGACAACTATGTTCGAATGTATGCTTCTGGACAGACTGATGTTTCAAATTCTAAAGGGACAAGAAAAAGGGGAAGGAAGAATCCGTTGGATTAACGGAAATAACGAAAGTAAAGGGGGCGGAGGTAATTAAGCGAACCGGTCGTACAGGCCTGCGCGGCGATGTCTGATAGCGGGCCTGTATCGCTCCGGTCAGGCTGAGGTCTTCTTCTTGTGAGTAACGGTGTCAGGATCTAAGGTATCCCCACGTTTTACACCGTAAGCATCATCTGCTCGCGCACTGCCGCAGGCAGTGCGCGCAAGCGCTCTATCCACCGTGAGACGGGCTCCATCGGCCAGTGCCTGATTAAGAGCGGCTAACAAAACTACTGCGCAGCCGTCAGGCGGACGCGGCCGGTGCTCGGAATCCTCATGTACCACTCGTACACTCCGGTTCCTGCGC is part of the Xanthomonas fragariae genome and encodes:
- a CDS encoding XVIPCD domain-containing protein, with product MSDDVYKDRAVGRRVPGQEEIVTIEGQRYAVLEHVNNKFNGYQGTIYRREGSGEIVVAHRGTEGAAKDILTDATMVTSRTNPQAADALALTKHALDYSEIAGKRTGHAPEVTVTGHSLGGALAQVSAHHYHLKGETFNSYGAASLSYRIPEGGGNSVVNHVMASDPVSAASPHFGQVRIYAKPDEIATLSDAGYSNSKANFLLPDYPLVAAGASLGAHELGNFLDKRSVLTDPNARPLAEQNKRMIDEYRSDVDGLRTGTTILTRSARGLCQDAIDAVRGPLAPGQPAKRDAREHGTDHTSLRIDQPGHVGNALFQDAQRGVHAQDARVGRTPDQHSAQLSGALASEMHSVGGTRIDEVVMSPDASRTFAVQGRVDDPAQLRVSVETIIAINTSLEQSSQRVAENVACQSAALEPQQSQPQQQQQGARVMC
- the aceE gene encoding pyruvate dehydrogenase (acetyl-transferring), homodimeric type, whose protein sequence is MNWLNEVLHNDPNPLETQEWLESIKAVIDVEGPERAHQLLEGMVEQTRRAGAYLPFSPTTEYVNTIAPVNEAKHPGDSALEWKIRSIIRWNAMATVVRANRKPGDLGGHIASFASSATLYDVGFNHFWRAPSDTHPGDLLFIQGHSAPGIYARAFLEGRITQAQLDNFRMEVDGQGISSYPHPWLMPEFWQTPTVSMGLGPLAAIYQAQFMRYLENRGLIEKSDRKVWCFIGDGESDEPETLGAIALAGREGLDNLIFVVNCNLQRLDGPVRGNGKIIQELEGVFRGGGWNVIKLLWGGYWDALLAKDSDGVLRKLMMETVDGEYQNCKAFGGAYTRANFFGKYPETAAMVAGLSDEDIWRLNRGGHDPHKVYAAYHQAVHTTGMPTVILAKTVKGYGMGSAGEALNPTHQTKKLDDAAVKHFRDRFNIPVTDAQLEDGQVPFYHPGEDSPEVQYLKERRNVLGGFLPSRRPKASKSFVAPTLDKFERLLKDSGERSYSTTMSFVQSLNIALRDKELGPRIVPIVADEARTFGMEGMFRQIGIYAPFGQKYKPVDADQLMYYREDQTGQVLQQGISEPGAIASWMAAGTSYSVSDVPMLPFYIYYSMFGFQRVGDIAWQAADMRTRGFLLGGTAGRTTLNGEGLQHEDGFSQVIAGSIPNVRSFDPTFGFEVTVIMQHGMKAMMEDQIDEYYYLTLMNENYAHPGMPDGAAEGIIKGMYLLKDAGKPKKGELRVQLLGSGTILREAIAAAELLDKDFGVTADIWSCPSLNEVRRDGYAVERWNRLHPEAEQRKPYVTQLLEGRQGPAIAATDYVRAFADQIRAFVPMTYTVLGTDGFGRSDTRANLRRFFEVDRYYIAHAAIAALAKDGKMTGKDVARAIEQYGIDPEKANPVGV
- a CDS encoding P-loop ATPase, Sll1717 family encodes the protein MGAKPNAFGDVRGENDHKALDESFYEWQDYRTLFESVDRFIVVGRRGTGKSAITYRLSKVWSDRKTPVIKIAPAEEQMIGLRPLAKIFGETLSKMRAGIKIAWKYTILMEIGSELLLDYKLKRHIEANKDLAEKIAIWRKRGTSPVERVRSVLKDFKSKVEGEDERIAELPAFLAVERLTNEICEIVSQSGQEYVLLVDRLDEGYEPDTVGTSIIDGILYGTDEIRSSLVGHFRAIVFIRDNMLRAIEVEDKDFTRNLESQVLRLHWDPQELFYMVAMRIRYAFGIAKESDVKVWNAITANELHGREGFRRCLRLTLYRPRDVIALLNTAFYQAQRQGRETLIEADFDESAKSISLTRFNDLGKEYEAVFPGLRALVSSFSSGDAKLRLVEVQERISKVMESPALTLAESQHFQILGSPQEVLKGLHGIGFIGIFDRQIASFVYSHDGKRFEKSLTSDDILMIHPCYWPALNISGFELTQGEAEEIYDEYEIAIESQSGEQRKRILGQLMSELNSISEGVAGAVQFEVWCKKAVEIAFSKRLSNIELRPNASATQRRDIVATNQGGGVWQRILNDYKTRQVIFEVKNYAKIGVDEFRQVFGYLGREYGELAFIICRDVELGLRKGAELDAFREFYSKGKLIIKFPAQQLVTILSKLRSPEKVDAGDLAVERLLDNYVRMYASGQTDVSNSKGTRKRGRKNPLD